One part of the Candida albicans SC5314 chromosome R, complete sequence genome encodes these proteins:
- the MNL1 gene encoding Mnl1p (Transcription factor; induces transcripts of stress response genes via SLE (STRE-like) elements; required for adaptation to weak acid stress; activates a subset of the genes that are repressed by Nrg1): MDSHNNIDQSVSELLSDPASVQQSYNSQLRGPEFDQQRQIRNQVSPFNKMTDTIDNDNIPLSSDYDKLYQQFSIPSQQQYENNSDNVYKTNNDLAALASPLNMDLDLAPSDQQQQPQQSQQQFLNDFSNLQPHLNNSQEQVQLNGLTSNILSNPQITVNMPGAYHQNYNCDQMEIDDSPPFTIESDLYFEQQTDNNSIVTSNRVHNQPDVESMFNNQLSVPSLQRTELSPQQHETNVTTGRPQESAFGSFDNNSRVSSFANVNNAGTNLFVNGKDLYFDDESHHRTGRLRNGSIDSYYAANVINHQLHLQQQTQAQAQAHQQQQQQSQQQHSPQDLASHTSLPSKSIYNELSPLTTTTSRASSIQSGQPSFFSAQQYFSRNSMDQVPSSLHRPSFDLYNHRPSIDSQHSQQSQQRNARYTSFTSSISNILPFMSEKNTNHNNRSPPTPPTSTSSPQNLLSSNQSRHLIRSIFKTNPTPIVSDAGNSNGNIVNGGSGTIDAENLPDAPYASGTINDSEFLILSSPTKEEPEDELMQPKKVKKPKRSLFTRFKTPVKQEQPDSEMAVSAPVDELKPDETVIDMVGNISSHHSSGTPSITTGAGGNTLEHSISESSFQEPDYAALFENVGKRKNKSYRKPKGKTKEEEQQQQQLPLSSGTAGGTSSNNSTGTVEKTLFFNKTKIKKEPASERSSLLDNASAGNASASSSEASSIQNAIGSDDHNGPPLTSAPTSSTLANASKRILSSKLISKKKSTSKLKEYTAAELEDMCTVSSLETPVATMISKGIEVEVDLASLDLPPDTKIFPTSIINNKNRTRGRKENKEADLSDTSKIYLCNLCQRRFKRHEHLKRHFRSLHTFEKPYNCDICHKKFSRSDNLNQHLKIHKQEDEKDCADAETGVGMDDASG; encoded by the coding sequence ATGGATTCACATAATAACATTGACCAATCTGTATCAGAATTGCTTCTGGATCCAGCATCAGTACAACAGCTGTATAATTCACAACTACGAGGTCCAGAATTCGATCAACAACGACAGATCCGCAATCAGGTGCTGCCATTTAATAAGATGACTGACACCATAGATAATGACAATATACCTCTATCGAGTGACTATGACAAGCTATATCAACAGTTCAGTATTCCatctcaacaacaatatgaaAATAATTCTGATAATGtatacaaaacaaataatgatttggCAGCATTGGCATCACCATTAAATATGGATCTTGATTTGGCTCCATCAGaccagcaacaacaaccgcAACAATCACAGCAGCAATTTTTAAACGATTTCTCCAATTTGCAACCtcatttaaataattcacAAGAACAAGTTCAGCTAAACGGTTTGACAAGTAATATCCTATCTAATCCACAGATTACGGTTAATATGCCGGGGGCTTATCATCAGAATTATAATTGTGACCAGATGGAAATTGACGACTCACCCCCTTTCACAATTGAACTGGACTTATATTTTGAGCAACAGAcagataataattcaatagtAACCAGTAATCGGGTACACAACCAACCAGACGTCGAGTCTATGTTCAATAACCAATTATCAGTGCCCAGTCTACAGCGTACGGAATTACTGCCACAGCAACATGAAACAAATGTGACAACTGGTCGTCCCCAAGAATCTGCATTTGGCTCATTTGATAACAATTCGCGTGTCTCGTCATTCGCAAATGTAAATAATGCCGGTACAAATTTGTTTGTCAACGGAAAAGATTTGTactttgatgatgaaagCCATCACCGAACTGGGAGATTACGGAATGGCTCTATTGACAGTTATTATGCTGCTAATGTAATCAACCATCAATTACatttgcaacaacaaacacaGGCCCAGGCCCAAGCCcatcagcaacaacaacaacaactgcaaCAGCAACACTCTCCACAGGACCTTGCATCCCACACTAGTTTACCAAGCAAATCAATATATAATGAATTATCACCATTGACAACCACCACCTCAAGAGCTTCTTCAATTCAGTCTGGTCAGCCATCATTTTTTTCTGCGCAACAATATTTCAGCAGAAACTCAATGGATCAAGTGCCCTCCTCATTACACCGTCCGTCTTTTGATTTGTATAATCATCGTCCATCAATAGATAGTCAACATTCGCAACAACTGCAGCAGAGAAATGCCCGTTATACAAGTTTCACAAGTTCAATAAGTAATATTTTACCATTTATGAGTGAAAAGAACACCAACCACAATAATAGGTCTCCACCTACACCCCCTACTTCCACTTCGTCACCACAGAATTTGTTAAGCTCCAATCAATCAAGGCATTTGATTAGAAGTATATTTAAGACCAATCCAACCCCTATTGTATCTGATGCAGGTAATTCTAATGGTAACATTGTTAATGGTGGATCAGGAACAATCGATGCTGAAAATTTGCCTGACGCTCCATATGCAAGTGGTACTATTAATGATTCTgagtttttaattttgtcaAGTCCGACTAAAGAAGAACCAGAAGATGAATTAAtgcaaccaaaaaaagttaaaaaaCCGAAAAGAAGTTTGTTTACACGATTCAAGACACCAGTTAAACAGGAGCAACCGGATCTGGAAATGGCCGTGTCTGCTCCTGTAGACGAGCTCAAACCAGATGAAACTGTTATTGACATGGTTGGTAATATTTCTCTGCACCATTCAAGTGGTACTCCATCGATCACTACTGGTGCAGGGGGTAATACATTGGAACACTCGATTTCCGAGTCATCATTTCAAGAGCCAGACTATGCAGCgttatttgaaaatgtggGTAAACGGAAGAACAAGAGCTACAGGAAGCCAAAAGGCAAAACTAAGGAGGAagagcaacaacagcaacaactaCCGTTATCAAGTGGAACAGCTGGTGGTACATCGAGTAACAATTCGACTGGTACAGTTGAAAAaactttgtttttcaataaaactaaaatcAAGAAAGAACCTGCAAGTGAGCGGTCATCGCTATTGGATAATGCCAGTGCTGGTAATGCTAGTGCGTCGTCATCTGAGGCATCACTGATTCAAAATGCTATTGGTTCTGATGATCATAATGGTCCACCATTGACATCTGCACCCACTAGCTCCACATTAGCGAATGCTTCGAAACGCATACTTAGTTCTAAATTGATactgaaaaagaaatcaacgTCAAAGTTAAAAGAGTATACTGCTGCAGAATTGGAAGATATGTGTACGGTTTCTTCTTTGGAGACACCAGTAGCCacaatgatttcaaaagGAATTGAGGTTGAAGTTGACTTGGCCTCATTGGATCTACCTCCTGACACCAAGATTTTCCCCACGtctattatcaacaacaaaaacagaaCTAGGGGccgaaaagaaaacaaagaagCTGATTTAAGTGACACTTCAAAGATTTATTTGTGTAATTTGTGTCAACGTCGATTTAAACGTCATGAGCATTTGAAACGACACTTTAGATCTTTGCACACGTTTGAAAAACCATACAATTGTGATATATGTCATAAAAAGTTTAGTCGTTCAGATAATCTAAATCAGCATTTGAAAATTCACAAACAAGAAGACGAGAAAGATTGTGCTGATGCTGAAACTGGTGTTGGCATGGATGATGCTTCAGGATAA
- the ACE2 gene encoding DNA-binding transcription factor (Transcription factor; similar to S. cerevisiae Ace2 and Swi5; regulates morphogenesis, cell separation, adherence, virulence in a mice; mutant is hyperfilamentous; rat catheter and Spider biofilm induced) — MHWKFSNFRKYHLSFHLNLFDLSLFFISFYCFPILYICFFNQVHSFRSTQPSLIMNKFDLFDDYSTKGSTIPLPNENFDQLFLSSEANDMEFLFNETLMGLQDLDVPSGYGIPQNTINNDFQHTPNKSKSHSRQYSGTAIFGFADHNKDLSINGVNNDLCKQSNKAINTQSVSPGELLKRSRGSQTPTPTSALPDTAQDILDFNFEEKPILLLEEDELEEEKHKQQQRMMTQSSPLKRVTTPSQSPFVQQPQTMKQRKPHKKTNEYIVANENPNSYKFPPSPSPTAKRQQYPPSSPIPYNPKSDSVGGNSYSAKYLQSLNKTQQIEYVDDIEPLLQEDNNNMKYIPIPVQEPMSYQKQKPVTPPLQSQNDSQQLEPLKTPQPQPKQQQQQQQPNNEQDKEFTANFNFNTFLPPPTPPNLINGSPDWNSSPEPHSPSPGRLQPPQQISPIHQNLGAMGNNINFYTPMYYELPVQAEQPQPQPQPHQQQHQQQQHQPELQNTYQQIKHIQQQQQMLQHQFHNQNNQLRQQHPNQFQNQNQNQNQNQTKTPYSQQSQFSPTHSNFNLSPAKQLNSNVGSMHLSPLKKQLPNTPTKQPPVTIEWSPVISPNSKQPLHKQIKESSPRRRIKKTSLLPPGELDNYWTGPDEDKIYTCTYKNCGKKFTRRYNVRSHIQTHLSDRPFGCQFCPKRFVRQHDLNRHVKGHIEARYSKCPCGKEFARLDALRKHQDRNICVGGNKNVISKPTKKKGTNNTQQQLLKTDTVVERIEKQLLQEDKSVTEEFLMLQ, encoded by the coding sequence ATGCATTGGAAATTTCTGAACTTTCGAAAGTACCATCTTTCTTTccatttaaatttatttgatctttctctcttttttatttccttTTACTGCTTTCCCATCCTAtatatttgtttctttaaTCAAGTCCATTCATTCAGAAGCACACAACCAAGTCTTataatgaataaatttgaCTTGTTTGATGATTACTCGACCAAAGGGTCAACCATCCCTCTTCctaatgaaaattttgaccaattatttttaagtTCCGAAGCCAATGATATGgaatttttgtttaatgaAACATTGATGGGATTACAAGATTTAGATGTTCCTTCTGGTTATGGAATTCCCCAAAATACCATTAATAACGATTTCCAACACACACCAAATAAGTCAAAATCTCACAGTAGACAATACAGTGGAACAGcaatttttggttttgctGACCATAATAAAGATTTGTCCATTAACGGTGTCAACAATGACTTGTGCAAACAATCCAATAAAGCCATCAATACACAATCGGTTTCACCTGGTGAGTTGTTGAAACGTTCAAGAGGTTCTCaaacaccaacaccaacatCAGCACTACCAGACACTGCCCAAGATATTTtagattttaattttgagGAAAAACCAATATTGTTGCTTGAGGAGGATGAGCTTGAGGAAGAAAAacataaacaacaacaaagaatgATGACACAGCTGTCACCTTTGAAGAGAGTAACCACTCCTAGTCAATCACCATTTGTTCAACAGCCACAAACCATGAAACAAAGAAAGCCACACAAGAAGACAAACGAGTACATTGTTGCCAATGAAAATCCCAATTCGTACAAATTTCCACCATCTCCATCTCCGACTGCCAAACGCCAGCAGTATCCACCATCATCTCCAATACCATACAATCCAAAATCAGATTCAGTTGGTGGCAATTCTTACTCTGCAAAATACTTGCAGTCTTTAAACAAAACCCAGCAAATTGAATATGTGGATGATATTGAGCCACTTTTACAGGAagataataacaatatgAAATATATTCCAATTCCCGTACAAGAGCCAATGCTGTATCAAAAACAGAAACCAGTGACACCTCCATTACAGTCACAAAATGATTCTCAACAATTAGAACCATTGAAGacaccacaaccacaaccaaaacaacaacaacagcaacagcaaccaAATAATGAACAGGATAAAGAATTTACTgctaatttcaatttcaacaccTTCTTACCTCCACCTACTCCGCctaatttgattaatggATCTCCCGATTGGAACTCATCGCCAGAACCACATTCTCCTTCCCCAGGAAGATTGCAACCACCGCAACAGATATCCCCAATTCACCAGAATTTAGGTGCCATGGGTAATAATATCAACTTTTATACACCCATGTATTACGAGCTTCCAGTACAAGCTGAACAACcgcaaccacaaccacaaccacatcaacagcaacatcaacagcaacagcatCAACCTGAATTACAAAACACTTACCAACAAATTAAACACAttcaacagcaacagcaaatGCTACAACATCAGTTTCACaaccaaaacaatcaaCTCCGCCAACAACACCCAAATCAATTCCAGAACCAGAACCAGAACCAgaaccaaaatcaaactaaGACTCCTTACTCACAACAAAGTCAATTCTCACCTACACATTccaattttaatttgtcTCCTGCAAAACAACTTAATTCAAATGTAGGTTCCATGCATTTATCAcctttgaaaaaacaattacCAAACACTCCCACAAAGCAACCCCCTGTCACCATTGAATGGAGTCCAGTTATATCACCAAACTCAAAGCAACCATTAcacaaacaaatcaaagaatCATCACCACGACGCCGAATCAAAAAGACTTCATTGTTACCACCAGGTGAATTGGACAATTACTGGACAGGACCGGATGAGGATAAGATATATACTTGTACTTACAAAAACTGTGGGAAAAAATTCACTCGTCGATACAATGTGCGAAGTCATATTCAGACACATTTAAGTGATCGTCCATTTGGTTGTCAATTCTGTCCGAAAAGATTTGTCAGACAACATGATTTGAATCGTCACGTGAAAGGGCACATTGAAGCTAGATATAGCAAATGTCCTTGTGGTAAAGAGTTTGCTAGATTAGATGCATTAAGAAAACATCAGGATCGAAATATTTGTGTTGGTGGGAATAAAAATGTTATTAGTAAACCcacaaagaaaaagggaACTAATAAcactcaacaacaattgctTAAAACAGATACAGTGGTTGAGAGGATAGAAAAACAGTTGCTACAGGAAGATAAGAGTGTTACTGAGGAGTTTTTAATGTTGCAATAG
- a CDS encoding guanine nucleotide exchange factor (Putative guanine nucleotide dissociation stimulator; transcription is positively regulated by Tbf1p), with the protein MPSTTIEHLDIENLLSENKPIILRCPFKECNTRIIPYSNKLIHLQIHNAPNAIRAVPDNSPELSDKLINFYQINDVWDFDNIGVSRPSSEISQDPIISHDNESTIHIERLIVCSECDRGPLGFAGIPNGKETDHKNLVYFLSRDSVIYDY; encoded by the coding sequence ATgccatcaacaacaatcgAGCATCTcgatattgaaaatttattatcagaGAATAAACCTATAATTTTAAGATGTCCTTTTAAAGAATGTAATACTAGAATAATCCCTTAttccaacaaattgattcaCTTGCAAATCCACAACGCACCTAATGCCATAAGGGCAGTTCCCGATAACTCACCAGAATTGTcagataaattgattaatttctATCAGATAAATGATGTTTGGGATTTTGATAACATAGGAGTCAGTAGACCATCCAGTGAGATTTCTCAGGATCCAATAATTAGCCACGATAACGAGTCGACGATTCATATAGAACGGTTGATTGTGTGTAGTGAATGTGATCGAGGTCCATTAGGGTTTGCCGGGATACCCAACGGAAAAGAGACAGATCATAAAAATCTAGTTTATTTCCTAAGCCGTGACAGTGTCATTTATGATTACtaa
- the KGD2 gene encoding alpha-ketoglutarate dehydrogenase (Putative dihydrolipoamide S-succinyltransferase; induced in high iron; Hap43-repressed; Spider biofilm repressed): MLSRSIKSSLKRTTALARPTAAKSALKIANASSVRSLHIKNTSSYRPTPFLTFQRYASVSVKVPDMAESITEGTLAAFNKEVGDFVSQDETIATIETDKIDVEVNAPVSGTITEFLVDVDATVEVGQEIIKMEEGDAPAGGASASEAPAKKEEAPEKAKEESAPAAAPKKEETKKEEPKKESKPAPKKEESKKATQSTTSAPTFTNFSRNEERVKMNRMRLRIAERLKESQNTAASLTTFNEVDMSNLMDFRKKYKDEFIEKTGIKLGFMGAFSKASALALKEIPAVNAAIENNDTLVFKDYADISIAVATPKGLVTPVVRNAESLSILGIEKEISNLGKKARDGKLTLEDMTGGTFTISNGGVFGSLYGTPIINMPQTAVLGLHGVKERPVTVNGQIVSRPMMYLALTYDHRVVDGREAVIFLRTIKELIEDPRKMLLLE, from the coding sequence ATGTTATCAAGATCtattaaatcatcattgAAGCGTACTACAGCTTTAGCCAGACCAACCGCTGCCAAGTCTGCTTTGAAAATCGCCAATGCCAGTTCAGTGAGATCCCTCCATATTAAAAACACTTCGAGCTATAGACCAACACCATTCTTGACTTTCCAAAGATATGCCAGTGTTTCTGTCAAAGTGCCAGATATGGCTGAATCTATTACCGAAGGTACTTTAGCCGCCTTCAACAAAGAGGTTGGGGATTTTGTCAGCCAAGACGAAACGATTGCCACCATTGAAACCGATAAAATCGATGTTGAAGTCAATGCTCCAGTGTCAGGTACTATTACTGAATTTTtagttgatgttgatgcCACTGTTGAAGTTGGCCAAGAAATCATTAAGATGGAAGAAGGTGACGCCCCAGCCGGCGGTGCATCTGCATCTGAAGCTCCAGctaagaaagaagaagccCCCGAAAAGGCTAAAGAAGAATCTGCTCCAGCTGCCGCACCAAAGAAGGAAGAAACTAAGAAAGAGGAACCAAAGAAGGAATCAAAACCAGCaccaaagaaagaagaatctAAGAAGGCCACCCAATCTACAACTAGTGCTCCAACTTTCACCAATTTCTCCAGAAACGAAGAGAGAGTTAAGATGAACAGAATGAGATTGAGAATTGCTGAACGTCTTAAGGAATCACAAAACACTGCTGCTTCCTTGACCACTTTCAACGAAGTTGACATGTCTAACTTGATGGATTTCAGAAAGAAATACAAGGAcgaatttattgaaaagaCCGGTATCAAGTTAGGATTCATGGGTGCTTTCTCCAAAGCTTCTGCCTTGGCTCTTAAGGAAATCCCAGCTGTCAATGCtgcaattgaaaacaatgaCACTTTGGTCTTTAAAGATTATGCCGACATTTCAATTGCTGTTGCCACTCCAAAAGGTTTGGTGACCCCTGTTGTCAGAAACGCCGAATCCTTATCTATTTTGGGTATTGAAAAGGAAATCTCTAATTTGGGTAAGAAAGCCAGAGATGGTAAATTGACTTTGGAAGATATGACCGGTGGTACTTTCACTATTTCTAATGGTGGTGTTTTTGGATCATTATACGGTACcccaattatcaatatgCCTCAAACTGCCGTATTAGGTTTACACGGTGTTAAAGAAAGACCAGTTACTGTTAACGGACAAATCGTTTCTAGACCAATGATGTACTTAGCATTGACTTACGACCACAGAGTAGTTGACGGTCGTGAAGCTGTTATTTTCTTAAGAACCATCAAggaattgattgaagatCCAAGAaagatgttgttgttagaaTAA
- the LPD1 gene encoding dihydrolipoyl dehydrogenase (Putative dihydrolipoamide dehydrogenase; soluble in hyphae; antigenic in human oral infection and murine systemic infection; macrophage-induced protein; protein present in exponential and stationary phase yeast cultures; Hap43p-repressed), with amino-acid sequence MLRSFKSIPANGKLAQFVRYASTKKYDVVVIGGGPGGYVAAIKAAQLGLNTACIEKRGALGGTCLNVGCIPSKSLLNNSHLLHQIQHEAKERGISIQGEVGVDFPKLMAAKEKAVKQLTGGIEMLFKKNKVDYLKGAGSFVNEKTVKVTPIDGSEAQEVEADHIIVATGSEPTPFPGIEIDEERIVTSTGILSLKEVPERLAIIGGGIIGLEMASVYARLGSKVTVIEFQNAIGAGMDAEVAKQSQKLLAKQGLDFKLGTKVVKGERDGEVVKIEVEDVKSGKKSDLEADVLLVAIGRRPFTEGLNFEAIGLEKDNKGRLIIDDQFKTKHDHIRVIGDVTFGPMLAHKAEEEGIAAAEYIKKGHGHVNYANIPSVMYTHPEVAWVGLNEEQLKEQGIKYKVGKFPFIANSRAKTNMDTDGFVKFIADAETQRVLGVHIIGPNAGEMIAEAGLALEYGASTEDISRTCHAHPTLSEAFKEAALATFDKPINF; translated from the coding sequence ATGTTAAGATCATTCAAATCTATTCCAGCCAATGGAAAATTGGCCCAGTTTGTTAGATATGCATCAACCAAGAAATACGACGTTGTTGTCATTGGTGGTGGACCAGGTGGGTACGTTGCTGCCATCAAGGCCGCTCAATTAGGATTAAACACTGCCtgtattgaaaaaagaggTGCATTGGGTGGTACTTGTTTGAATGTTGGTTGTATCCCATCCAAATCTTTATTGAACAACTCCCATTTATTACACCAAATCCAACACGAAGCCAAAGAAAGAGGTATTTCCATCCAAGGTGAAGTTGGCGttgattttccaaaattgatGGCTGCCAAGGAAAAAGCCGTCAAACAATTGACCGGTGGTATTGAAATGTTGTTCAAAAAGAACAAGGTTGACTACTTGAAAGGAGCCGGTTCTTTTGTTAACGAAAAAACCGTCAAAGTCACTCCAATTGACGGCAGCGAAGCACAAGAAGTTGAAGCCGACCACATCATCGTTGCTACTGGGTCTGAACCAACTCCATTCCCAGGTATTGAAAtagatgaagaaagaattgTCACTTCTACTGGTATTTTATCATTGAAAGAAGTACCAGAAAGATTAGCCATCATTGGTGGAGGTATCATTGGTTTGGAAATGGCTTCCGTTTACGCAAGATTGGGCTCTAAAGTCACTGTTATCGAATTCCAGAACGCTATTGGTGCCGGTATGGATGCTGAAGTTGCTAAACAATCtcaaaaattattggcCAAACAAGGTTTGGACTTCAAATTAGGTACAAAGGTTGTTAAAGGTGAAAGAGATGGTGAAGTGGTCAAGATCGAAGTTGAAGATGTCAAATCCGGTAAAAAATCTGACCTTGAAGCCGATGTCTTGTTGGTTGCCATTGGTAGAAGACCATTTACTGAAGGTTTGAACTTTGAAGCCATTGGTTTAGAGAAAGATAACAAGGGAAGATTGATTATTGACGACCAATTCAAGACTAAACATGACCACATCAGAGTTATTGGGGATGTCACATTCGGTCCTATGTTGGCCCACAAggctgaagaagaaggtaTCGCTGCTGCTGAATACATCAAGAAAGGTCACGGTCATGTAAACTATGCTAACATCCCTTCTGTTATGTATACTCACCCAGAAGTTGCCTGGGTTGGTTTAAACgaagaacaattgaaagaacAAGGCATCAAATACAAAGTAGGTAAATTCCCATTCATTGCCAACTCCAGAGCTAAAACCAACATGGACACTGATGGTTTCGTGAAATTCATTGCTGATGCCGAAACCCAAAGAGTGTTGGGTGTCCACATTATTGGTCCAAATGCAGGTGAAATGATTGCTGAAGCTGGTTTGGCCTTAGAATATGGTGCTTCCACCGAAGACATTTCAAGAACATGTCATGCTCATCCAACTTTATCTGAAGCTTTCAAGGAAGCTGCTTTGGCCACCTTTGATAAGCCAATCAACTTTTAA
- a CDS encoding uncharacterized protein (Protein of unknown function; Spider biofilm repressed): MSTSVNKSWKSLYSYKTGKIYLHLKNNELVSLNFSITNKNITNYSNNQRINTLTAPPPNSTLFLMEDELYALTPVSSSNKDLCGNGQISLAKYKDDNTWTSDSDIKLNFDDIIDASFYQYQTVLTSSNSNHTIYIYGGICSESKYVTNRLLSLNLNTGKVSNISTSTKPQPFYGACNILAPNPQEQLIIGGKSNSGWLNMYQLATWNFNSGWSFQEVEPNSGNSDSSVVNSRTFPLLLPIFDPVSNESMIDEVLTIKQVLMIGGEMDNKQVSPSFAKLSMTTNDWIWNTSGTQYILVQDEILGAATIFNTLLVINSTDSNNKRDDSYHINLYDAESFKPVETLKENTAKILMGAKSKSSHQNNTVKIVLGTVLPILSLAIIAGLIIFFFLRRNKKHKLELQQQQYNEIDYKYGYLNPPQSTLKPFYHHDNDSNSTLSGASIDSWMKKRQDYDKRRLRNSYLASNDTLNMVDDEDSNSNSGSSNYNDYSRCDGEIRDEEKDLGEGKTPQLVLSKPGRPKLLPKKAFSFTKSPPQTPVGKVKRLQSTRLTSSEHLIPGNHKHELHSDAEENHEHNGAIDSEATSLDDRMDVQVLVSSKRRSILRVVNPDAQSMHETISDQSNVIREDYDSGEAFSQVLDNHFERILNESDAEENEVGNKLLRQRVISGQSEPN; this comes from the coding sequence ATGCTGACGCTGGTTAACAAAAGTTGGAAATCACTTTATTCCTATAAGACCGGCAAGATATATTTacatttgaaaaacaatGAGTTGGTATCTTTAAACTTTTCAATtactaataaaaatatcacAAATTATTCCAATAATCAACGAATAAATACACTCACTGCTCCTCCACCCAATTCGACATTGTTTTTAATGGAAGATGAGTTGTACGCTTTAACTCCGGTGTCTTCTAGTAATAAAGACTTGTGTGGTAATGGACAAATTTCACTTGCAAAGTATAAGGATGACAATACATGGACGTCAGATTCTGATATCAAATTGAACTTTGATGACATCATAGACGCATCTTtctatcaatatcaaacaGTGTTGACTAGTTCCAACAGCAATCATACTATTTACATATATGGTGGTATATGCAGTGAATCTAAATACGTCACAAATCGGTTATTGTCACTAAATCTCAACACCGGGAAAGTCAGCAATATATCCACTTCCACCAAACCACAACCATTTTATGGTGCTTGTAACATATTAGCTCCCAATCCTCAGGAACAACTAATAATAGGAGGGAAACTGAATCTGGGGTGGCTAAACATGTATCAATTGGCAACGTGGAATTTTAATTCTGGTTGGTCATTTCAAGAAGTTGAACCTAATTCTGGAAATTCTGATTCGTCAGTCGTAAACTCAAGAACTTTCCCACTTTTATTGCCAATCTTTGACCCCGTGTCAAATGAGTCAATGATTGATGAAGTGCTCACTATTAAACAAGTGTTGATGATTGGAGGTGAGATGGATAATAAACAGGTTTCACCTTCGTTTGCAAAGTTGTCGATGACCACCAATGATTGGATATGGAATACTTCAGGCACTCAATATATATTAGTACAGGATGAAATATTGGGAGCAGCCACCATTTTCAACACATTATTGGTAATAAATTCCACTGattcaaacaacaaaagagaTGACAGTTATCACATAAATTTATATGATGCTGAGAGTTTTAAGCCAGTGGAAACATTGAAGGAAAACACTGCCAAGATCCTAATGGGAGCAAAGTCCAAATCGTCACACCAGAACAACACTGTGAAAATTGTTCTTGGGACTGTCTTACCCATTCTATCATTGGCAATCATAGCTGGCCTTataattttcttctttcttagaagaaataaaaagcacaaattggaattgcaacaacagcaatataatgaaattgattataaatatgGATATTTGAATCCACCACAGTCAACATTAAAACCATTTTATCACCATGATAATGACTCAAATTCTACATTGAGCGGTGCATCGATAGATTCATGGATGAAGAAAAGGCAAGATTATGACAAGCGACGTTTACGGAACAGTTATCTTGCATCCAATGACACTTTGAATATGGTGGATGACGAAGATTCTAACAGCAACAGTGGCAGTAGTAATTATAATGATTATAGTAGATGTGATGGGGAGATTAGAGAcgaagaaaaagatttggGTGAAGGGAAAACCCCTCAATTGGTGTTATCTAAACCTGGTAGACCTAAACTTCTTCCGAAAAAGGCATTTTCTTTTACCAAAAGTCCACCACAGACTCCAGTTGGGAAAGTAAAGAGATTACAGTCCACACGATTGACAAGCTCAGAGCATTTAATTCCAGGAAATCACAAACATGAATTACATTCTGACGCTGAGGAAAATCATGAACACAATGGGGCTATCGATTCAGAAGCAACATCTTTGGATGATAGAATGGATGTTCAAGTTTTGGTTAGTAGTAAACGAAGATCAATATTGAGAGTAGTGAACCCAGATGCACAGTCTATGCATGAAACTATTTCTGATCAGTCTAATGTCATCAGAGAAGACTATGATAGTGGTGAAGCATTCAGTCAAGTACTCGATAATCATTTTGAAAGAATATTGAATGAATCAGATGCTGAAGAGAATGAAGTTGGTAATAAATTACTAAGGCAAAGGGTGATATCCGGTCAAAGTGAACCCAATTAA